One window of Kosakonia cowanii JCM 10956 = DSM 18146 genomic DNA carries:
- a CDS encoding glycoside hydrolase family 1 protein: MSVFPNDFLWGGAIAANQAEGAWDEDGKGPSIADVVRGGIASGKHDSVIDPNLYYASHQAVDFYHHYKEDVALFAEMGFKCFRTSIAWSRIFPRGDETTPNEAGLHFYDNLFDELLKYGIEPVITLSHYETPLALYQEYGGWKNRQLIDFFTRYCETVFRRYQGKVKYWMTFNELNNMNRMPFATGAVDVDASPQEIWQANHHQFVANALANMLCHEIMPNALIGCMLSLSTVYPASCNPEDIFSTMQLRRRSLLFSDVMMLGEYPAYAKRLLNDLGVKLEMAEGDMQLLKAYPSDYLGFSYYRSVLHQAGGQFRVDTGGTAGLDNPFLEKTEWGWPIDPLGFRIVCNELADRYRKPLFIVENGYGGVDEVQANGEINDQARIDYGRRHIQAMAEAIADGCEIMGYTWWGPIDIVSAGTGEMKKRYGFIYVDKDNEGNGTLKRSKKRSFGWYQQVIASNGEVL, translated from the coding sequence ATGTCTGTTTTTCCGAACGACTTTTTATGGGGCGGCGCGATTGCTGCTAATCAGGCGGAAGGCGCATGGGACGAAGATGGCAAAGGGCCCTCTATCGCTGACGTGGTGCGTGGCGGTATCGCTTCCGGTAAACATGATTCGGTGATTGACCCGAACCTCTATTACGCCAGCCACCAGGCGGTCGACTTTTACCATCACTACAAAGAGGATGTAGCGCTCTTCGCCGAGATGGGCTTCAAATGCTTTCGCACCTCGATTGCCTGGTCGCGCATCTTCCCGCGCGGGGATGAGACTACGCCCAACGAGGCGGGGCTGCACTTTTACGACAACCTGTTTGATGAGCTGCTGAAGTACGGCATTGAGCCGGTGATCACGCTCTCGCATTACGAAACGCCGCTGGCGCTCTATCAGGAGTATGGCGGCTGGAAAAACCGCCAGCTTATCGACTTCTTCACCCGCTACTGCGAGACGGTGTTCCGCCGTTATCAGGGCAAGGTCAAATACTGGATGACCTTTAATGAGCTGAACAACATGAACCGTATGCCGTTTGCCACTGGCGCGGTGGATGTTGACGCCAGCCCACAGGAGATTTGGCAGGCGAACCACCACCAGTTCGTCGCCAATGCGCTGGCGAACATGCTCTGCCACGAGATCATGCCCAATGCGCTTATTGGCTGTATGTTGTCGCTGAGCACCGTCTACCCGGCAAGCTGCAACCCGGAGGATATCTTCTCGACCATGCAGCTGCGCCGCCGCTCGCTGCTCTTCTCCGATGTGATGATGCTGGGCGAATACCCGGCGTACGCTAAACGGCTGCTGAACGATCTGGGTGTGAAGCTGGAGATGGCAGAGGGCGACATGCAACTGCTCAAAGCGTACCCCTCCGATTACCTCGGCTTTAGCTACTACCGCAGCGTGCTGCACCAGGCGGGCGGGCAGTTCCGCGTCGATACCGGCGGCACCGCCGGGCTGGATAACCCGTTCCTGGAGAAGACCGAGTGGGGCTGGCCTATCGATCCCCTCGGTTTTCGTATCGTCTGTAATGAGCTGGCGGACCGCTACCGCAAGCCGCTGTTTATCGTTGAAAACGGTTATGGCGGTGTTGATGAGGTGCAGGCTAACGGCGAGATTAATGACCAGGCGCGCATCGATTATGGCCGCCGCCATATTCAGGCAATGGCCGAGGCGATTGCGGATGGCTGCGAGATTATGGGTTACACCTGGTGGGGACCGATTGATATTGTCAGCGCCGGCACCGGCGAGATGAAAAAGCGTTACGGCTTTATCTATGTCGATAAAGACAACGAGGGCAACGGCACGCTCAAGCGCAGCAAAAAGCGCAGCTTTGGGTGGTATCAGCAGGTTATCGCCAGTAATGGCGAGGTGTTGTAA
- a CDS encoding glycoside hydrolase family 1 protein, with the protein MAYSKSFPEGFLWGGATAANQLEGAWNVDGKGLSVSDVYTFDINTPRERWLDQWLGMTHAQVREAQDPDSKKYYPKRKGNDFYHHFKEDIALFAGMGFKCFRMSIAWTRIFPRGDETTPNEAGLAFYDEVFDTLRTHGIEPIVSLSHYEMPLALVTDYGGWPNRQLVDFYVRFATTVFTRYRKKVKYWMTFNEINCVKHHPYVSVGVIEEDNPHLEQDKYQGAHHQFVASALATKACHTIIPGSQMGCMISYQMLYPHTCHPDDLQACEEMQRVSLFFSDVQARGYYPAYTDRMLAEKGVTLQKVVGDDEILRQHPVDFVSFSYYMSSTVSANPALHDGAEGNLITGGIRNPHLTTSEWGWQIDPKGLRLALNQLYDRYQKPLFIAENGLGAVDTVNPDGSIDDDYRIDYLRQHVVQMQEAIADGVDLFGYTWWGPIDVVSAGTAQISKRYGFIYVDQDDMGNGSQARSLKKSYHWYKKLIASNGEDLAD; encoded by the coding sequence GTGGCTTATTCGAAATCATTTCCGGAAGGGTTTTTATGGGGCGGCGCAACGGCGGCCAACCAGCTTGAAGGGGCATGGAATGTCGACGGCAAAGGGCTCTCCGTCTCCGATGTCTACACCTTCGATATCAACACGCCGCGCGAGCGCTGGCTCGATCAGTGGCTGGGCATGACCCACGCGCAGGTGCGCGAAGCGCAGGATCCTGACAGCAAAAAGTACTACCCGAAGCGCAAAGGCAACGACTTCTACCACCACTTCAAAGAGGATATCGCGCTGTTTGCCGGTATGGGCTTCAAGTGTTTTCGTATGTCGATCGCCTGGACGCGCATCTTCCCGCGCGGGGATGAGACCACGCCCAACGAAGCAGGGCTGGCGTTTTATGACGAGGTGTTCGACACGCTGCGCACGCACGGCATCGAGCCGATTGTCTCGCTCTCGCACTATGAAATGCCGCTGGCGCTGGTCACCGATTACGGCGGCTGGCCAAACCGCCAGCTGGTCGATTTCTATGTCCGCTTCGCCACCACCGTCTTTACGCGTTATCGCAAAAAGGTGAAGTACTGGATGACCTTTAACGAGATCAACTGCGTGAAGCACCACCCCTATGTCAGCGTCGGGGTGATTGAGGAGGACAACCCGCATCTTGAGCAGGATAAGTACCAGGGCGCGCACCACCAGTTTGTTGCCAGCGCGCTCGCCACCAAAGCGTGCCACACCATTATTCCCGGCTCGCAGATGGGCTGCATGATCAGCTACCAGATGCTCTACCCGCACACCTGCCACCCGGATGATTTGCAGGCCTGCGAAGAGATGCAGCGCGTATCGCTCTTCTTCAGCGACGTGCAGGCACGCGGCTACTACCCCGCCTACACCGATCGCATGCTGGCGGAAAAAGGGGTGACGCTGCAAAAAGTGGTTGGCGATGATGAGATCCTGCGCCAGCACCCGGTCGATTTCGTTTCGTTCAGTTACTACATGTCGAGCACCGTCAGCGCCAACCCGGCATTGCATGACGGCGCAGAAGGCAACCTGATCACCGGTGGCATTCGTAACCCGCACCTCACCACCAGTGAATGGGGCTGGCAGATCGATCCGAAAGGGCTGCGGCTGGCGCTCAATCAGCTCTATGACCGCTACCAGAAGCCGCTGTTTATTGCCGAAAACGGCCTCGGCGCGGTGGATACCGTTAATCCGGATGGCTCCATCGACGACGATTACCGTATCGACTACCTGCGCCAGCACGTGGTGCAGATGCAGGAGGCGATTGCCGACGGCGTTGATCTCTTTGGTTACACCTGGTGGGGGCCGATTGATGTGGTCAGCGCCGGGACGGCGCAAATCTCCAAGCGGTACGGCTTTATCTATGTCGATCAGGACGATATGGGCAACGGCAGCCAGGCGCGCTCGCTGAAGAAAAGCTACCACTGGTATAAAAAACTGATCGCCTCGAATGGCGAAGACTTAGCGGATTAA
- a CDS encoding beta-glucoside-specific PTS transporter subunit IIABC encodes MNYPQTAQKIIAHIGGKENILSLFHCITRLRFLLHDHDKVDRAALEALDGVIGVNISGDQYQLIIGNEVAPLCEALLAQLPGVSSSASSSKRRNLVSVVLEGLSSIFSPIIPAIAGAGILKGVLALMVAMQWLQTSNQTYQILLAISDGVFYFMPLALAFSAGNKFGANPYVAVALAATLFHPAIQTLFKSGAPVSFLGLPVPTVNYASTVIPILLAVWLLSRVEKLIDRIMPGVLKTMFVPLLSLVIVAPITLMVIGPLGIFAGNALSGGIIWLVENMGIVAGVVVGGTLSMIIITGMHYVLVPIMINNISTMGFDPFKILFYVANLGQAGAAFGVFIRARDKKLKSLALSTSFSAMMGITEPAMYGVNIRYKRPFAAALLGGAIGGGFAMAMGVKTYAFALSGLPGLPALVGPTFLWAIVSIALSFVSAAVLTVILGFEEKVVAGVSPVKIAREEERLFAPVSGTLKALNTLSDPVFADEIFGKGLAIDPSNGELRSPVNGKVESLFETHHALALESDTGAEILIHIGIDTVKLGGKHFTSHIEAGQNVEVGDLLVSFDLAALRAEGIDPSVIVVVTNSEQYGDISPVKTDGDVASRDAFLTLTASAA; translated from the coding sequence ATGAACTACCCGCAAACCGCGCAGAAGATCATTGCGCATATCGGCGGCAAGGAGAATATCCTGTCGCTGTTTCACTGCATCACCCGCCTGCGTTTTCTCCTTCACGACCATGACAAGGTCGACCGCGCGGCGCTGGAAGCGCTGGATGGCGTGATCGGCGTGAATATCTCTGGCGATCAGTACCAGCTGATTATCGGTAATGAGGTCGCCCCACTCTGCGAAGCGCTGCTGGCGCAACTGCCAGGCGTCTCGTCCAGTGCCAGCAGCAGCAAACGGCGTAACCTGGTGTCGGTGGTGCTGGAGGGGTTATCGAGCATCTTCTCACCGATCATTCCGGCAATTGCCGGAGCCGGGATCCTGAAAGGGGTGCTGGCACTGATGGTCGCCATGCAGTGGCTTCAGACCAGCAACCAGACCTACCAGATCCTGCTCGCCATCAGCGACGGCGTCTTCTACTTTATGCCGCTGGCGCTGGCTTTCAGCGCCGGGAATAAGTTTGGTGCCAACCCCTACGTCGCCGTGGCGCTCGCCGCCACCCTCTTCCACCCGGCGATCCAGACGCTGTTTAAATCCGGCGCGCCGGTGAGCTTTCTCGGCCTGCCGGTGCCAACGGTCAATTACGCCTCGACGGTGATCCCGATTCTGCTGGCGGTGTGGCTGTTAAGCCGGGTGGAGAAGCTGATTGACCGCATCATGCCCGGCGTGCTGAAAACGATGTTTGTGCCGCTACTGAGCCTGGTGATTGTCGCGCCGATTACGCTGATGGTTATCGGGCCGCTCGGTATTTTCGCCGGCAATGCGCTCTCCGGCGGCATTATCTGGCTGGTGGAGAACATGGGCATCGTTGCGGGCGTGGTGGTGGGCGGCACGCTGTCGATGATCATCATTACCGGCATGCACTATGTGCTGGTGCCAATCATGATCAACAACATCAGCACCATGGGTTTCGACCCGTTCAAAATCCTCTTTTATGTCGCCAACCTCGGCCAGGCGGGCGCGGCTTTCGGCGTGTTTATTCGCGCACGCGATAAGAAGCTGAAGTCGCTGGCGCTCTCCACCAGCTTCAGCGCGATGATGGGCATCACCGAACCGGCGATGTACGGCGTCAATATCCGCTACAAACGCCCCTTTGCCGCCGCGCTGCTGGGCGGCGCGATTGGCGGCGGCTTTGCGATGGCGATGGGGGTGAAAACCTACGCCTTTGCCCTCAGCGGCTTGCCCGGCCTGCCGGCGCTGGTCGGCCCGACCTTTCTCTGGGCGATTGTCAGTATCGCGCTCTCCTTTGTCTCCGCTGCCGTGCTGACGGTGATCCTCGGTTTCGAAGAGAAGGTGGTTGCAGGCGTCAGCCCGGTGAAGATTGCGCGCGAGGAGGAGCGACTCTTCGCCCCGGTTAGCGGCACGCTGAAAGCCCTCAACACCCTGAGCGACCCGGTCTTTGCCGATGAGATTTTCGGCAAGGGGCTGGCTATCGACCCGAGCAACGGCGAGCTGCGTTCGCCGGTCAACGGCAAGGTGGAGTCGCTGTTTGAAACCCACCACGCGCTGGCACTGGAGAGCGATACCGGCGCCGAAATTCTCATCCACATCGGTATCGACACGGTGAAACTCGGCGGCAAGCACTTCACCAGCCATATCGAGGCCGGGCAGAACGTGGAGGTGGGCGATCTGCTGGTCAGCTTCGATCTCGCCGCGCTGCGGGCAGAGGGGATCGATCCGAGCGTGATCGTGGTGGTCACCAATAGCGAACAGTACGGCGATATCAGCCCGGTGAAAACAGATGGCGATGTCGCCAGCCGGGACGCATTTCTCACATTGACCGCAAGCGCGGCCTAA